The DNA segment TCGAAGAGAAAGAAGACATGTCGCGCTTCATTTTGGATGTGAATGACGAATTTGGCACGACAACGGTGTTGATCGAGCATGACATGGGCGTGGTGATGGACCTGTCCGACCGCGTGGTGGTCATGGATTACGGCAAGAAAATTGGTGACGGCACCCCTGATGAGGTGCGGGGTAATGAAGATGTCATCAAGGCTTATCTGGGGGTGGCGCATGAGTAGGTCATTTGTGACGGGGGGCAAAGCCAATGTCTGATACGCTGCTTTTCGCAATGGAAGCCACACTGAACGGCCTGACGGCGGGTGTGATGTATGCGCTGGTGGCGCTTGGCTTTGTTCTGATCTTCAAGGCCAGTGGTATTTTCAATTTTGCCCAAGGGGTAATGGCGCTGTTTGCAGCCCTGACGCTTGTCGGGTTTCAGTCGGGGCAAATCCCTTTCTCGCATCTGATCAACGCGATGTTTGGCACAAGGCTGCATCATTTCGGATGGAACATGCCCACATTGCTGGCGATCCCGGCGACTGTGCTGGTCATGATCTTGCTGGCTATTCTGGTGGAACGCTACATCCTGAAACACTTGGTCAATCAGGAACCAATCATTCTGTTCATGGCGACCATCGGTCTGGCCTATTTCCTTGAAGGTGTCGGTGACATCATGTGGGGGGCCGAGGTCAAGGCGCTGGATGTCGGCCTGCCCAAGGGCATGTCGGGCGCGGTTGATGACACGACATTCGCTTGGTTCGGATATGGCTTTTATATCGACCGACTGGAAATCTGGGCCGCTGGTATTGCGGCACTGCTGGTCGCAGCGCTGACCGTGTTTTCGCAGTACACCAAGCAAGGCCGCGCGCTGCGCGCCGTGGCAGACGACCATCAGGCAGCGCTGTCGGTGGGCATCAGCCTGCGTTTCATCTGGGTGCTGACATGGTCGATTGCGGGCATTGTGGCGCTGGTTGCCGGGATCATGTGGGGGTCAAAATCAGGGGTGCAATTCTCGCTCTCGCTGATCGCGCTCAAGGCCCTGCCGGTGCTGATCCTTGGCGGGTTCACCTCGATCCCCGGCGCGATCATTGGCGGGTTGATTATCGGCGTGGGCGAAAAGCTGTTCGACTTCTTCATGAGCCCCATTATCGGCGGGGCCACTGAAAACTGGTTCGCCTATATGCTGGCGCTGGTCTTCCTGCTGTTCCGTCCACAAGGCCTGTTTGGCGAACGAATTATCGAGAGGGTCTGACACATGCTGTATCGTGAAGCAGGCGATTTCAAGACAAGCTATGTCGCCGACAACCAGACCTTTCCGATCAAATTTGACCGGTATGGCTATTACTTCATCCTTGGCTTTGCTTTTCTGGTGATGCCGCTGATCATCAATGATTACTGG comes from the Roseinatronobacter monicus genome and includes:
- a CDS encoding branched-chain amino acid ABC transporter permease — translated: MSDTLLFAMEATLNGLTAGVMYALVALGFVLIFKASGIFNFAQGVMALFAALTLVGFQSGQIPFSHLINAMFGTRLHHFGWNMPTLLAIPATVLVMILLAILVERYILKHLVNQEPIILFMATIGLAYFLEGVGDIMWGAEVKALDVGLPKGMSGAVDDTTFAWFGYGFYIDRLEIWAAGIAALLVAALTVFSQYTKQGRALRAVADDHQAALSVGISLRFIWVLTWSIAGIVALVAGIMWGSKSGVQFSLSLIALKALPVLILGGFTSIPGAIIGGLIIGVGEKLFDFFMSPIIGGATENWFAYMLALVFLLFRPQGLFGERIIERV